The DNA region TATGAAAAAGCCTTGGGAAAATTAATACATAATGAAGGAAGTTCTTCAGATATTCATTCAATATGCCTTCGTATACCATTATTGAATCTTTTTACGGGTAAGGGAATAGAGTTTATGTCCGTTGTATTTATATCAGTAATTTTATTTTTTATTCTTACTTTCTTCTTTGGTGCATTTTACTGTGGACGCTTATGTGCAGCAGGAGCTTTTCCCGAATATTTAAGTCGTTTAGTTCCTGAAAGATTTAAAATAAATTGGTATAAAATAATAAATCCAATACCTATTAGATATGGTTTTTTAGCAGGCTATCTAATGACTCCATTTTTAGCCGGAAGCATTGCCTGTGCATTTTGTAATCTTTCCTTTTTACAAAGACTTATGAACGGAGGATTTTGGGGCAATTTTGGACTCTTAAGTTCAACTACAATTATAACAGGATTTCTTTGGCTATTTGTTTTTGGAATATTTACGAAAGGTGGAAGAGGTTATTGTAATTTTATGTGCCCTGTAGGAGCTGTACAAGGAATTATACAAAGTATAAGCTCAAAGTTTGGTTTTACTTTTAAATTACGATTATCAAAGGAAAAATGTGTTTCCTGCGCAGCTTGTGTAAAAACATGTCCAATGGGATCTTTACAAAAGAAGGATGGAAACATATCCTATGAGATTCTTAATTGTATTACTTGCAGACAATGTGAAGCTACCTGCCCTAAAAATGCAATCTCTTATGGAACAGGAAAGCCTGGATGGAAAAAGGAAAGTATTAATGAACATGATATTCCCATTCCTGTGAGTGAGGCTATAAATGAATAATAAAATCAAAGAAATTGGAACTGGAATTGGTGTTGCTGGTATCAGTATAGCTGCAACAAGTAATTTTATACCAGGAGTAGGAGCTTGTACAGGAACCTGTGGAGCTTGTGGATTAAGTTGTTTAGTTCCTCTTGTGGGTATATCCTCTATATATTTCTTTTCTGCTGCAAAAAAGAAATTTAAAATTAAACATAAGAAAATAGTAAAATCACTTTATGAATAATTAAAAATACAATGTACCAAATACCTCTAAAATATTAATACTAACTTTAAGAAACCAGTAGAAAACAGAGGCATCTGGTACCATTGAATCCATGTAATTTTATTTATATTTAAATATTATTTATAATATGCATCTGTTACTAAATCTTTAGCAGTCAGTTTACCTTTTGGAATAGAACCATTTTTAACCGAATCATCCAACCAAGGTTTTAAATATTTTTCATTATCAATATTTAGATTTTCAGAATAATAATGACTTCCACTAACTGGTTGCCCTATATGTTTCGCAGTTAAATCTGCTGCTTCCTTAGGATTATGGTTTGACCAAGTTTGTGCTTCTACCATAGCTTTAAGAAAATTTCTAGTTACATTTGGATTTTTCTCTGCCCAGGTTTTATTGACAACCCAATAACTTAATCCAGCTGTTGGTCCAAGATCAGTATCTGCCGTATCTGCTATTTTTACATTGCCTGCTTTCTGCATACCAGTATAATATGGTGGATGAACTGCTGATACATCAACCGTTCCCTGAGTAAGAGCTTGTATTGCCTGAACATCTGGCATTGTAACCCATTCTATTCTATCTCTTGGAATTCCAAATTTATCAGCTAAAGTATTTCCTTCAAAATCAGCACAAATATTAGCAGCAATTGTTGTAAACTTTAATTTTTGGCCCTTTTTATAGTTTACTAAATCTTTAAAGGTTTTAACTCCAGCCTGCGATGCCTTTGCACTGACAAACCACCACATATGTCTATATTTAGGATCTACATCTGGTGCTGGATCTATTCCTTCTGCTCCAATACCTATTATATTAGCTCCACCAGCTATTGCTGGTGCATAAGTATTTGGATGAAATGAATCAACATAATTGTTTCCATTTAAAATGGATGGAATCTGTTGAGCAGCTTGAGTTTCTCCAGTATACTCAACTTTCAAACCATATTTTTTAAAAAATCCCTTTTCATCCGCAACAACCCACGGTGTAGAGGAACAATCCAACTTTGAAGAAGTTTTAATTGGAATTAATCCATCCTTATCAGGCTTTAATTCATCACCTGTAGATTTTGCTGAAGATGTTGATGCACTGGAAGATTGCTTACCACATGCAGTTGCTACTAAACTTACTAAGCATATCAGTGAAATTAAAGTTAGCAGGAATTTTTTGTTAAAACGATTTTTAACCATTGTAATTTACCCTCCTAGTTTCTATATTAAGTCATAAATAAAAATAAAGAGACCAAACCCTTCAATTTTTTTGAAAGAATTTGGTCTCTAGTGTTTCTAGTCAACCTAATATAATTTCTTATTATTCCTATTCCTTTAGTATAAAATACTACAAAATTCACTGAATGTCAACATTTTTTAATGATCTAATAGGAGTAATTATAAAAATACCTTATTAGTATATAAATAACCTGGATTATAATATCTAATAAGGTTAACATTCTTCAGACAATTATATTAATAATATCTAACCTATAAATCTTTAATTTCAATTTTACTCTTTTATTTATAATATGCATCTGTTACCATATCTGAAGCTTTTACTTTACCCGCTGGAATTGAACCATTTTTAACTGAGTCATCCAGCCAAGGTTTTAGGTATTTTTCATTATCAATATTTAAGTTTTCACTATAATAATGACTTCCACTAACAGGCTGCCCAATATGCTTTGCAGTTAAATCTGCTGCTTCCTTAGAGTTGTTATTTGACCAAGTATCTGCTTCTGTTATTGCTTTAAGAAATTTTCTAAGTACATTTGGATTTTCAGCCGCCCAGGTTTTGTTGACAACCCAATAGGTTAAGCCTGCTGTTGGCCCAAGATCAGTATCCGCCGTATCTGCTATTTTTATATTCCCAGCTTTCTCCATTCCCGTATAAAATGGCGGATGAACTGCTGATACATCAACTGTTCCCTGAGTAAGAGCCTGTAATGCCTGAACATCTGGCATTGTAACCCATTCTATTCTATCCCTTGGAATTCCATATTTATCAGCCAAAGTATTTCCCTCAAAATCAGTACAAATATTAGCAGAGCCTGTTGTAAACTTTAATTTTTGGCCCTTTTTATAATCTGCTAAATCCTTAAAAGTTTTAACTCCAGCCTGTGAAGCTTTAGCACTGACAAACCACCACATATGCCTGTATTTAGGATCTATATCTGGTGCTGGATCTATTCCTGCTGCTCCAACGCCTATTATATTAGCTCCTCCTGCTATAGCTGGTGCATAAGTATTGGGGTGAAATGATTCAACATAATTATTCCCATTTAAAATAGCTGGAA from Clostridium pasteurianum BC1 includes:
- a CDS encoding 4Fe-4S binding protein codes for the protein MISMKRGNIFLIKRGIWYLFGIILFYAPFALYEKALGKLIHNEGSSSDIHSICLRIPLLNLFTGKGIEFMSVVFISVILFFILTFFFGAFYCGRLCAAGAFPEYLSRLVPERFKINWYKIINPIPIRYGFLAGYLMTPFLAGSIACAFCNLSFLQRLMNGGFWGNFGLLSSTTIITGFLWLFVFGIFTKGGRGYCNFMCPVGAVQGIIQSISSKFGFTFKLRLSKEKCVSCAACVKTCPMGSLQKKDGNISYEILNCITCRQCEATCPKNAISYGTGKPGWKKESINEHDIPIPVSEAINE
- a CDS encoding ABC transporter substrate-binding protein, with amino-acid sequence MVKNRFNKKFLLTLISLICLVSLVATACGKQSSSASTSSAKSTGDELKPDKDGLIPIKTSSKLDCSSTPWVVADEKGFFKKYGLKVEYTGETQAAQQIPSILNGNNYVDSFHPNTYAPAIAGGANIIGIGAEGIDPAPDVDPKYRHMWWFVSAKASQAGVKTFKDLVNYKKGQKLKFTTIAANICADFEGNTLADKFGIPRDRIEWVTMPDVQAIQALTQGTVDVSAVHPPYYTGMQKAGNVKIADTADTDLGPTAGLSYWVVNKTWAEKNPNVTRNFLKAMVEAQTWSNHNPKEAADLTAKHIGQPVSGSHYYSENLNIDNEKYLKPWLDDSVKNGSIPKGKLTAKDLVTDAYYK
- a CDS encoding ABC transporter substrate-binding protein; this encodes MVKKRSNKKSLLVLISLVCTVSLVATACGKQSSSSSASSSKSIADKLKPGSDGLIAIKTSSKLACDSTPWVVADEKGFFKKYGLKVEYTGETQAAQKIPAILNGNNYVESFHPNTYAPAIAGGANIIGVGAAGIDPAPDIDPKYRHMWWFVSAKASQAGVKTFKDLADYKKGQKLKFTTGSANICTDFEGNTLADKYGIPRDRIEWVTMPDVQALQALTQGTVDVSAVHPPFYTGMEKAGNIKIADTADTDLGPTAGLTYWVVNKTWAAENPNVLRKFLKAITEADTWSNNNSKEAADLTAKHIGQPVSGSHYYSENLNIDNEKYLKPWLDDSVKNGSIPAGKVKASDMVTDAYYK